CTCGATAGACATCATCCTGGGCGAAGTGGACAGGTAACGCGGGCGTTTAACAGGATGAGGTAGGATAGCGTTAACGACAAGAACAGAATCTCGGAGGATTACATGCAAATCACTGACATTACGGCGCACCTTGTGCATCCGGGCAAGGCGAAAAACCTGTGTTTCGTGAAGATTGACACGGACGAGGGCATACATGGCTGGGGAGAGTGCTACACGCAGTCCGACCGCGACACACAGATTGTCGCGCATGTGGAGCAGCTCAAGCGCTACCTCATCGGGCGCGACCCCACTAACATCAAGCACTTCATGCAGATGGCATTCGACGACTTTGCCGGCAGGCGCGGCGCGATGGACTACTACTGCGCCATCAGCGGCCTCGAGCACGCCATGTGGGACATCGCGGGCAAGGCTTATGGCGCGCCCGTGCATAAGCTCATCGGCGGCGCGTGTCGAGATAAGATTCGCGTCTATGCCAACGGCTGGTCCGGCGGCAACCCCACGCCCGAATCGCTCGCCGAGCGCGCATCCGAGGTCATAGAAGCAGGCTTCACCGCGCTCAAGTTCGACCCCATACCCGGACGCTGGCGCACATTTGTCGGCAAGGAAGTGGAAGACGCAGCCGTGGCGAATGTGCGCGCCGTCCGCGAAGCCGTAGGTCCCGATGTGGACATACTCGTTGAGATGCACCGCCGACTCGCGCCCATGCACGCCGTCCGCATCGCCCACGAGATCGAGCAGTACCGCCCGTTCTGGTACGAAGAACCCGTGCTCGCCGAGAACATCCCCGCGCTCGCCTCCGTGCGCCAGAAGATAAACATCCCCGTCGTGACCGGCGAGGAGCTTTACACCAAGTTCGAGTTCCGCGAGGTCTTCGAGAAGCAGGCGGCAGACATCCTCAACCCCGATGTCTGCAACGTCGGTGGCATCCTAGAACTCAAGGAAATCGCGGCAATGGCAGAGCCATACTTCGTCGTCATCTCGCCGCACAACTTCAACAGCACCACCGTCGGCTTGGCAGCAACCATACAAGTCTCAGCAGCCATACCCAACTTCCTCATAACCGAATACTTCGTCAACCTCGAAGACCTCGGCAACGACATCGCCAAGAACCCCTTCGAGGTCAAAGACGGCTACATCCAACTGCCCGATACCCCCGGACTAGGCATAGACCTAGACGAAGAGCGCCTCGCCGCCTATCCATACAAGCCCTTCCCGCCGCGCTCGCCCGCCCAAATCTGGGACGAGGGACCATAACTCACATCGATGTACAGGATAAGCAAGATGAATTTTGTGCCTTCCCCCTCGATGGGGGAAGGTTAGGATGGGGGTGTAGTGAATGAATTATGCTCAGTCCTATTGTTGTCAACTGACACTTGACACTTGACAACGCAACCCCGTAGTCTGTTGGCATGATAGTGTCGTTCAGAAATCGTCGGCTCGAAGCTCTCTACAACGGCAACGAGCGCAGGGTAGCGCCCCAACACTTGCGGAAGTTGAAGCGCATTCTCGGCCTCCTAGATATAAGCAGCACGCCAAGGGATATGGACATACCGGGCTTTCGTCTGCACTCCCTGACGGGCGACCTCAGAGGACACTACGCTGTCTGGGTATCGGCGAACTGGCGAGTAACTTTCAGGTTCGATGAAGACGGTAACGCCGCCGATGTCGATTACACCGATTACCACTAAGGAGACGCTGCTATGCCTATGCACAACCCGCCCCATCCCGGAGAAATCGTTAAGTATGAATGTCTCGAACCACTGGGCTTGACCGTAACGCGCGCCGCTGAAGGCTTAGGCATAACCCGGCAGGCGCTGTCCAATCTCGTGAATGAAAAGTCGGACATGTCGGTTGACATGGCGCTGCGGCTCTCGCAGGCGTTCGGCTCAACCCCGGAGACATGGCTGAGATTGCAGATGGCTCACGACCTGTGGCAAGCGCGAGAGCAAGCCGAACAAATCAAGGTCGAGCGATTCGCCGCAGCGAATACGGCCGATTAAGCGGCTGACGTTGATGTACAGGACAAGGTGAAAGCTGGACGACATGGAAGAAACCAAGATATGGTCCGTTGATGGCGATGGAACTTCTACAACGCAACTGGACACCACGAACCGGATGGAAACCGAAGGACGTCTTGAGGACATCCTGACTCGGAACCCGGACATGCTCGAAGATGGTTTACAGCTAGTTGGACGGCAAACATCAACCGCAGGTGGATGGCTCGACCTGCTCGGCGTGGACACCGACGGCAGGCTTGTTGTGTACGAACTGAAGCGCGGACGGCTGAACCGTGACGCAGTAGCGCAGGTGATAGACTATGCTTCAGACCTGGACACAAAGGAACAGGACGACCTGAGCAGTCATATAGAGCGACAATCGGGCAAGTATGGAATCGAGAAAATTGATGACTTCAAGGACTGGTATAGCAAATTGCGCGAAAGCAACGAGTTGCCAGAGGATGACCTTGAAGCCCTTAAGCCTCCCAGGATGGTCCTTGTAGGGCTAGGCGTTGATGACACTACTGAACGCATGGTGGGCTATATGGCGAGTGGTGGAATGGACATTTCGTTGCTAACATTCTACGGCTTCGCCAACACCGACGGCAAAATACTACTTGCCAGAAATGTAGAGGTGGGCAGCGACAGAATACCAGTAAACCAAGGCCCGCGCAGTCGCCACAGAAATCGTCGAGCGCAATTTGAGAGGAAAGCTCAAACTCTGCCGACGGATGTCCAAAATGTGCTGACCGAAATAGAGATCATGTTCAGAAGGCAACACAGCAGGTTCAGCAAAGGCTATTCAACCACACGGATGAATTTCAGCTTGGACTACTCATGGTATGACTTTCCGGGAATGGAATGGAAAAACAAAGCCGTAACGCTGTTTGTTGAAATTTCCAACGGCGACTATGTAAATCTTGGTTTTCATCCGGCAGCTGTCCACTTTGCGTCTGACGACGAGATTAACAAACTCAGGGACGAAGGCGTCAATTTTGAAAGAGTCGAATTAGCGGATAGTGGGTATGAGGCCATGCGACACTTTGAACAGATTAAGCATGAAATCAAATACCCGCTACGGTCGCTCGCCGATTGGGAAGAACACAGAGAAACGCTGACGGCGCTAACGCAGAAGGTCTGCAAGGCGTATGACGCCGCCAGAGAGGAGGCATTGTCAAACCAATAGATAACATCCCCTCCATCCCGTCCATCAATGTCAAACCCCAAGAAGGAGCCACCCCCATGCCCCAACAAACCACCCCCGACGACTTCCGCGCCCTCACGCAGCGCGCCGGTCTCAACCTCACCGACGACGAGCTTGAGCACCTCAAGCCGATGTACGACCACTATCTTGAACCCATCGCCCGCATGAATGCGCTGAACCTTGACGCCGAAGACTTGGCGGTCGTCTATTCGCCGGGCTGGGACCCGGAGGTGTAGCCATGACCACAGAATTGCATTATCTCACCATCGGCGAAGCAAGCGGGCTGCTGCAAAGCGGCGAGCTATCGCCCGTCGAGCTTACCCGCGCATTCCTCGAGCGCATCGACGCGCTCGACGACACGCTTGAATGCTACATCACGGTGCTGCACGACGGCGCTATGGCTGAGGCGCGGCAGGCGGAAGCCGAAATCCTGCGCGGCGACTATCGCGGTGCCATGCACGGCATACCCATCGCCCTCAAGGACCTCTACGATACTGAAGGCGTCCTCACCACCGCAAGCTCCAAGGTAATGGCAGACCGCGTTCCCACTGAGGACGCCACCACGACGGCGCGCCTGAGAGAGGCGGGCGCTGTGCTGCTAGGCAAGCTCGCCATGCACGAATTCGCGCTCGGCGGCCCCGACCCAACGAACGGCTTTCCACTCGCGCGCAACCCGTGGAACCTCGACCACATCCCCGGCGGATCGAGCAGTGGCTCCGGCGCGGGCATCGCCGCCGGGCTGTGCATGGGCACGCTCGGCTCTTGCACCGGCGGCAGCATTCGCGGACCGGCCGCGTTCTGCAGCATCGCCGGCATCAAGGCAACATACGGGCGCGTGAGCCGCTACGGCGTCGTGCCACTGAGCTGGACGCTCGACCACTGCGGGCCCATGACTTGGACTGTCGAAGATTCCGCCATTATGTTGCAGGCGATTGCCGGCTATGACCCGAAAGACCCGACGACCAGCCGCGCGCCGGTGCCGGACTACTCCGAGTCGCTGATAGATGACATTGAAGGCATGCGTATCGGCGTGCCGCGCCATTTCTTCTTCGCGGACGACCCCACGATCGACAAGGATGTTCTCTCAGCGGTGGACGACGCCCTGCAAGTCATGGAAGAATTGGGCGCGCATGTCGAAGAGGTCAATATCCCCATGCTGGAGCACGCAGGCGCAGCGCAGCCGGTCATAATGCTCAGCGAAGCGTTCGCCTATCACCAGAACAACCTGCGCGACACGCCCGAGCTTTTCGGCGAGATGGTGCGCGCGCGATTCCGCACGGGCGGGCTGTTCTCAGGCGGCGACTATGTGCAGGCGCAGCGCGTACGCAACGTGCTCAAGCGCGAGTTCGCCGAAGTGCTGCGCAATGTCGATGTCATCGTGTCGCCAACGATGTCCAACCCGGCGCCGCGCTTCGACGCGATGGACGCCATGACCACCTCGCGCGTGCCAAGCTTCACCGGACCGTACAACCTGACCGGCATGCCCGCCATATCCGTGCCGTGCGGCTTCACGCCGGCCGGCCTGCCCGTCGGGCTGCAAATCGCGGGCAAGCCCTTCGATGAACCGACGGTCTTCCGCGCCGCCCACGCCTACGAACGGCAAGCCCGCTTATTCGAGCGCCGCCCGGCAGTGTAACGGAGAGCGCTAGAGCCCAATCCTCCCCACCCTGTAAATCAAGTTAAGTCAAACCTACGGCGCTTGCAGCAACTGCAACAGGTTGCCGTCCGGGTCTTTGAAGGTGGCGACCCAGCCGCCCCAATGCTCGCGCTCCGGCGTTCTGACGAAGCGCACGCCGGAGGCGGTCAGCCGTTCGTGCAGCGCGTGGATTTCCGATGTGCCGAAGTTCACCATAATGCGCTGCGGCTCGGCGTTCTTGCCGCTCACTTCGGAGTGCTCGCCGATGTTGAAGCGCATGTCGCCCCACCTGAATGCGACGAAGTCCGGCCGTATGACATGCACGGGAAGCCGCAGCGTATCGCGGTAGAACGCCGTCATCGATTCCATGTGTTCTGTCCAAATTATCACGCCCACGATGCCGTCAATCATTGTTAATTTCCTTATTGTCTTTGTTGCTAGGCGTACTGCTTTGCACCATTCTAACCTGCCCCATAGGGGGATATGACTAGGTGAATGTTGGGGCATGGATAATTGTAGCATTTGCGCCCGTCGTTGATGTCCGTGCTTCCCTGTCCCGATTCTGCCATCCTTTAAGCCCCATCCTGGGCGGGATGGCGAACCTTTGCTAAAAATTCGGCGGCGGCTTTCGCCTTCAATTCTGGCGAAGTATGTGTATAATAGGTAACCAGAGACAGATGGGTGGTGGCCGAAAGCTAACTGAGGGTCTCTAGAAAGGAGGTTGCTGCATTGGATAGTAGTATGAGGAGGTGCTCCAGGTAGGTGTTCCCAGGAGCATCTTCTACACCAGGGAGGGGCTTTCCCGCTAGTCGGGGAAGCCCCTCTCTTTTCTTCAACATGTATCACATGATGGAGGTTTAACGCCGGTGGGCGATGTTATTGCCGCCCCTCGAAGAAGCGGCGCGGGTTGTCCACCATGATGTTGTGGATGTCCTCTTCGGTCGCGCCCAATTCACGCAGGCGTGGCAGCACCTGCCGCGTGATGAACAGGTAGCCGTGCGGATTCAGAACTTCGCGCATCTGCCGCGCTTCCTGATTGGCGATGAGCAGCGTCACCGCCCAGTCGTGCCCCAGCATTATGCGCCGCGCGTAGCCCGCCTCGATGAGGTTGTACGCCGTCTGCGTTCGCGCCTCCCAGTCGAGCGCTTCCGGTCTGCCGGGGTAGCGGTCCAGCCCGACCCAAACGCCCTTTTCCAGCAAGCCGGTCAGGTATTCCATATCGTCCGTGTCGTTGCTATGCCCGATATACACCTTGTTCAGGTCGATGCCTTCGTCCTCGAAAATGGCGACTTGCTGGTCGCCGACGCGTTCCGGCGCCCAGGTGTGCGTGGAGATTGGCACGCCTGTTACCCGCTGCGCCCGAGCCGCCGCGCGCAGGATAACCTCGCCCTCCGGCGTAACGCCTCCCATGTCGTTGGCGACCTTGATAATCCCCGCCTTTATGCCGGTGTCTTCGATGCCTTCTTCAATCTCGCGGATGTATAGCGGCGCGATGTCTTCCGGCGTCGCCGTCCAGAACACGCGCGGGATGTCGCGCCAAGTGCCGGTCGCGCAGACGATGTTCACGCCCGACCCACGCGACACCTCTGCGATGAGGCGGACGTCGCGTCCCAAGTCGATTGTCGAAACATCGACCATGCTGCGCAGCCCTTCGTCGTATGCCGCTTTAAGGTCGCGTATGCCGCGTTCAATAGAGCCGGCGCGGTCTATGAACTCCGGGTAAACCTGCTGAATCCCCGCAGACGACACAATCACATGCTCATGCGACAGCGTGAATCCCAAGTCCGCCGTGTCCATCGGCCCCAGCACCGAATTGATCGTCGCCATATCGGTAAAACCTCCGGTTTTAGTATGTCAGTATTTCGGTATTTCAGTTAGTCAGAACTTCGCTTTCTTAACGCAGGCGGTAATCAATGAAGCGAGCATACGCTTGACGCTAATTACTTGCTGGTTAACTCTATCGTAAGTCTGGTTGTCAATGTATGCCAAGTCGCGCGTCAGCAGTATGTGATATTCCAGTTCGCTGGCAGAACCCATGGCTATCTGCAAGAAGCGTCTCAACTCTGCATTGCCATACCTACCGCAGCCTTCAGCGATATTGGCGGGGACGGATGCCGCCGACCTGCGTAGCTGGCTGGTCAATCCGTATTGCTCATTGCGCGGAAGATTTTGCGTGATATTGTACACATCCAGAGTCAACTGATGACCATGCTTCCATACCCTCAAGTTCCTGAAATCCTGCACCGCGTAAACCTCTGACTTACTGATATACCGACAAACCGATATACCGACTTACTGACCAACTACACTATTACTCAGCACGCCGATACCGCTTATCTCCACATCGCACACGTCGCCCACCTTCATGTTGTCCGTCGCGCCGTCCGTGCCCATCCATATCATGTCGCCCGGATACAGCGTCAGGTAGCGTGTCATCGCGCTGATGTATGTTTCCACGCCGAAGACCATGTTGTTAGTGGCGAACTCCGAGACGACTTCGCCGTTCAGCCGTACCGTCGTCCGCAGCGAGTCCAGGTCAACATCGGTCTCGATCCACGGGCCCATCGGCTTAAAAGTGTCGCTGTTCTTGGCGCGCCACATCGTGCGGTCGCCTGCCTGCCAGGTGCGCTCGCTCACGTCGTTGCCGATAGTGTAGCCCAGCACGCAGGACAGCGCGTCCTCTTCTGACAGGTGCTTCGCTTCCTTACCGATAACCACCACCAGCTCGCCTTCGTACTGAAAGCGCTCGGTGGAGTCTGCCGGCTTGACGATGGGTTCGCCGTGCGCGATAAGCGCGTTGTTCGCACGGTAGCCGATATCCGGCTTTTGCGGAATATCCGGCTCGCGTCCGAGCAGCGCCGCCGCCTCACGCACATGCTCTTCGTAATTCACACCCGCCGCGTAAAACGTCTTCGGCTCAAAAGGCACGAGCAGCCGCGCATCCGCAAGCGCGCTGCGTCCGCCCGTGCGCTCATACCCATCGAACGGATCGCCGCTCACCTCCGCAATCTCATCGCCTTCTACAATCCCAAAAGCCGCGCCGCCATCCGCTTCATATCTTACCCAGCGCATTGCAAGCCTCCTTACATATCCAACAGCACATATCCAACAGCGTCTTTCGATTATCCATCCTGTTCATCGCTGTTAAATTTCTCCAGCCCAAACGCTTCTGCGACCAATTCATACGACCGCACTCTGTCCGCGAAATCGTAGCATATCGTTACGACGCCGATGTCGTTGGTGTCGTAGGCGTACGCGAGCGCCTCTATCTTGTCGCGCACATACTCGGGCGTGCCGTCGATGTAGCTTTCCTTTAGCTTCGACAGATACGCCCATTCGTCGGGACGGTATTCGTATGCGAGCGCCTCTTCGATGGGCGGCACGCCTTCGCGGATGTTCTGCACCGAGCGCACTCGCGACAGATTGCGGCTCGCGCCGATTCGCTGCGCATCCTCGTCCGTCTCGGCGCACAATACCTGCAGCGCGACATTCACCTTCGGCTCGGACAGATACTCGGACGGCTGGAAGTTCTGCCGATACATCTCGGCGATCGCCGGTCCGTGCTCTGTCGCCAGGCCGAAGAAGTGCGCGAAACTGAACGGCAAGCCCATCTCGGCTGCCATCGCCGCGCTGTCCGCACGCGAGCCGAGCAGCCACACATCGGGCGTGGTGAACTCGCCGGGACCGGCGTGCAGCGACGCGAAGGGATGCTCGCCGTCCACCGTGTCGTGCAGAAAGTTCAGCAGATCGCGCACGACGACCGGGTAGTGGCGCACATCGAGTTGCGGACGCGGATACGACAGCGCTGCCGCCGTAATCTGGTCGCTGCCCGGCGCGCGCCCAATGCCGAGGTCTATCCTGCCGGGGAAGAGCGTCTCCAACATACGGAACACCTCGGCGACCTTGAACGCGCTGTAGTGTGGCAGCATCACGCCGCCGCTGCCTACGCGAATGCTCTCCGTGTTCGCGGCAATCTGCCCGATGAGGATTTCCGGGCTAGTCCCGGCGAAGTTCGCCAAGTTGTGGTGCTCCGCCACCCAGAAGCGCCGGTAGCCCAGCCGCTCGACGGCGCGCGCCAGCTCGACGGTTTCCGTCAGCGCGTCTCGCGCCGTGCCGCCCTTCCGCACCGGCGACTGGTCCACGACACTGAGTTGTATATTGCTGCTCAATATTGCACCTTATTTCTCAGGTTGTACGGGCCTGCATCGCGCACGGTTCATCCCTCATCCTGCTCGTTCTGCCCATCCTGTCCATCGATGTTAATTCCCCGCCCTATCGGGGCATTGGCAGGCATGGAAAGAGACCTATATGCGCTAAATCGGCACTATCGTGTGGCTTTTCCACCGATTGATGGCAGACTGTCCGCGCGGGCTGACTTGGCGCTGCACTTGCACGTTGATGAGCGCAGGGCGTTCCAGTTTCAGGCAGCGTTCGAGCGCGGGATGAAGTTCCTCCGGGTTCTCTACGATTTCGCCGTGCCCGCCTAGTCCGCGCACCACTTGGTCGTAGCGCGTGGGCAGCAGGTCGGTGGCGACGGGCTTGCCATATACCCCAAGCTGAATCTGCCGGTCGATGCCCCACGCGGAGTCGTTTCCCATCACGCAGACGAACGGCAGGTTGTGCCGCACCGCCGTATCGTACTCCATGCCGTTGAAACCGAACGCGCCGTCGCCGCTGAACGCGATTACCCGTCTGTCCGGATGCGCCAATTTCGCCGCGAGCGCAGTCGGTATCGTGTGCCCAAGCATGCCGGACGGCGTTACATACAGCCAGCTCTTGGGAAACCGCGCAGGCAGGTACGCGCGCGCGAAATGGCAGTAGTCGCCGCCGTCGAATATCAGGTAGTCGTCCGGCGACAGCTGCTGCATCACGGTGCGGTGCACAAACATCGCATGCATCGGCGCGTCCGGCACTGCCAGCGATTCCAGGTGCTCCTGCCAAGCCCTGCGCTCTGCGCGAAGTTCGTTAAGCCAGGGCAAGTCCGACCACGCATGCTTGCCCGCCTCCGCCGTGAGCTGCCGCAGCGTGGCTTCGACATCGCCGGCGATTCCCACCGCCACCCCGCGATTGCGCCCGATTTCCGCTTCGGACGGATCGATCTGTATGACGGCGGCGTCCGCGCCTATCGTCGGCGCCATTGCGTAGCCGATAATCAGGTCTTGCTTGCGTCCGAGCATCAGCACGGCATCCGCATCGCGTATCTTGCGCGACGCTTGACTAAGCCCTTGATCGAAGAAACCTAGGCAGTAGGGATGTTCGTCCGACACCAGACCGCGCGCGTCTCCCTCTGTCAGCAGCGGGATGCGTGTCGTCTCGATGAACGCCTGCATCACCTCGCCGGAGCGCGAGTACGCCGCCGCGCTGCCCGCGACGATGAGCGGGCGCTCGGCGGCATGCAATATCGCAATCGCCTGCTCGATGTCCGCCTGCGATGCCTGTGCCGCGCCGATGCCGCGATATTCGTTCGGCGCGTAGAGCGCGACTTCGTCTTCGCTGACCATGTTCTGCTGAATGTCAACCGGAATGGTCAGATGCACGGGACCCCGCCGCCCGCTGTACGCCACGCGAAGGGCGTGCGCTATCATGTCCGGGATGCGCCGCGTGTCGGTAACCATCCACGCGCCCTTGCAGACGGGACGCGCCATGCCGACCTGATCGATCTCTTGCATCGCGCCGCGTCCCAGCTCAGCGAGTTCCGCGGAGCCGCTGATGGACAGCAGCGGACTTTCCGAGTGCTGCGCGTTGGCGAGACCGGGTATTGCGTTGGAAAAGCCCGGCGTCGTGTACATCGCCACGCCCGGCTCGCCGGTAATGCGGCCCCAAGCGTCCGCCATGTGCGCCGCCGCCTGCTCGTGCCGCGTGTCCACGAAGCGAAAGCCCATATCCGCCATCGTATCCAGTGCGGGCAGCACATGGTCGCCCGCAATCGTGAACACATTCTTCACGCCTTCAAGCGCCAGCGCCCTGCCAATCAGCTCACTGCCGCTCACCATCCCCGAACTTGGTGTAGTCATTGTTAACCTCTCATCAATTCTTTTGGTCTCCCTAATGTTAGATTGTTACGCCTTTAGGCACAACCACGCGCAGATTGCACAATAGCCGTCTCAATAGTCGTCCCCCCCACCAAGAAATGATATTAAATATCCGATAAATTGCACCAGAAACTATGTGCGCTTTCTTCGAAATCCTGCTAACATTAATCGTTGCCCTACCGCCTTATCTCTCCGCCCTCTTCGAGAAAGATTAGTAGAGAAGGTTAGAGTAAGGGGGCAAGCCCGGATTACGCCACACAAAGCCCAACTGAGAGTCGCCACATTGCTTTCAATCCACACCGATCCGTTTGACGATGCTTGGGTCGCCTTCGACCTCGAAACGACCGGACTCAACGCCGATAGAGGCGATGCCATTATCGAGATTGGTGCTGCCAAGTTTCAGGGCGGTAAAACGCTCGACACATTCGAGCGCTTCGTGAATCCACAGCGGAGAATATCCCCCTTCATCACGGCGCTGACCGGCATTCAACAGCGCGAGCTAGACCGCGCGGACACCATCGACCGCGTTGCGCCTGAATTCGTCGCATTCGTTGGCACTGCGCCCCTCATCGCACACAACGCAGGCTTTGACCTCGGCTTCTTGCGAAATAGCGGTATCGAGTTGCCGAACCCCATCGTGGATACATACGACCTTGCGTATGTTCTGCGACCGGACGAACCGAGTTACGCGTTGGAACAATTAGCGCAGAACTTGGAACTTCCGAATATCCGCAAGCAGCGCAAACAGGACAGGGCGCACCGCGCTGTCTATGACGCCATTGTAAGCAAAATGCTCTTCCTGAGCCTGCTGGAAGACGCCGCCGCGCTCGATCCGATGACGCTCGCCGCCATGCAGCGTATAGCGCAATCGTCTGGCTGGTCGATGTCGTATCTGCTTGATGGCATCGCCGCCAACCCGCGCGTTATATCCGGCGGTTACCCGCCTCTAACATCGTCAGCGATTGCGGAATCGTCCGATGCGTCTATACAGGATGCGAATTCAGACGAGGATGAGTCTAAAGTCGGCTTGAACGGATTGGATATGCAGCGCATCACCCGCAGATTGCACAGCGGCGGTGCGCTGAAAGAGAACGAGCGAATAACGCCCATCGATGCGGATATGGTCGCGTCGATGTTCAGCGAAGGCGGCGAGCTTTCGCGGGCGCTGGACGGCTTTGAGTCGCGCGCCGAACAAGTACAGATGGCGCAGGCGGTTACGGAGGCTATCAACGACGGCGAGCGCATCATCATCGAGGCGGGCACCGGCGTCGGCAAGTCGCTCGCGTACCTGCTGCCCGCCGCGCTCTACGCCCTCGCCAACGGCAAGCGCGTGGTCATTTCCACCAACACCATAAACCTTCAAGAGCAGCTGCTGAACAAGGATGTGCCCATCCTCGTAGAGGCGCTGAAGTTTGCGGACGACGACGGCGAAGAAGACGAAGACGGGCTGCGATTCGCCTCGCTGAAGGGACGCGCGAATTACCTGTGCATGCGCCGCTGGAACGCAATGTACGCCTCCGAGCCGACTTCTGAAGAGGCGCGACTGCTCGCCAAGACTATGCTCTGGCTGCAATCGACCGCGAGCGGCGACCGCGCCGAAATCAACTTAGGGCATCGCGACGCAGCCGCTCCGTGGGACAGGTTGTCTGCGAACAACGCGCGTGGCTGTATGCGAAATGAGAGCGTCTGCTTCCTGCGCGCTGCCCGCGAACGCGCCGCCGCGTCGCACCTGATTGTCGTCAACCACGCGCTGCTTCTGTCGAACGCGCTCGTAGGCAGGATAATTCCGGACTACGATGTGCTAATCATCGACGAAGCGCACCATCTCGAAGAGGAAGCCACCAAGCATCTCGGCTTCGAGCTGACGCAGGCGCGCTTCGGCGAACATTTCCAGAATCTAAGCGGCGACGCCGGGCTGCCCAATCAGGCAACTATGGCATTCCGCACCGCGCTGTCGGATGTTACAGACCGCAAGGAAACCGTGGATACGGTCGTCGATGAGATTGCGAGGCTGATGCCCCGCGTGCGCGATTATGTCCCGCGTACTTTGGCGCAAATGGGAACGATGGTGAAGCCCACGGACAGCGGACGCCAGCAGCCGGCATACGCGCAGCAGGTTCGCGTCACGAAGGGCATGCGGGCGAATCCGAAGTGGTCCGAGATAGAAATCGGCTGGGAGAACGCGGACCTTGCGCTCCTAGAACTGGGCAAGCTGCTGGGGAATTTGCACAAGGCATTGGAAGGCATGGACGAGGCGGGCTTGCTAAACTACGAATCGCTGATGAACGATCTTGCCGACGCAGCGCAGGCGAACGATACGCTGCGCCGCAATCTGCACGAATTCGTGGTCGCGCCGGAGGACGACGCAATTTACTGGCTCACGCTGTCGGCACAGCGCCAAGACTTGTCGCTGCACGCCGCGCCGCTGCATGTCGCGGAACATCTGGACGACCTGATATTCTCGCAGACCCGCAGCGTCATAATGACCAGCGCGACGCTCAGCACAGAGCAGAACTTCAATCACATCGTGGAACGCACCGGCTTCAAGGACGCGCGCGCACTGCTGCTAGGCTCTCCATTCGACTACCCGAATGTCGCCGCGCTCTGCCTGCCGAACGACATACCCGCGCCGAATTCGTGGGCGTATCAGGATGCGCTGGACAACACTATAAAGGATACCGCGATCGCCGCCGATGGACGCACGATGGCGCTCTTCACATCGTACAGCGCGCTGCGCAAGACGGCGTCCAACATCAGGAACGACCTGAAGGCGCGCGGCATAGAGGTCTTGCAGCAGGGCAATGATGGTCCGCCGGCTCAGATCGTGCGCCGCTTCATGCAGAATCCGCGCGCCGTGCTGCTGGGCACCGCCAGCTTCTGGGAGGGCGTTGATCTGCCCGGCGATGCGCTCAGCGCACTGATAATCGCCAAACTGCCCTTCGATGTGCCCAATGAGCCAGTCTTCCAGGCGCGCTCCGAGTTGTACGACAACGCCTTTATGCAGTACAGCGTGCCCCGC
Above is a genomic segment from Chloroflexota bacterium containing:
- a CDS encoding thiamine pyrophosphate-binding protein produces the protein MTTPSSGMVSGSELIGRALALEGVKNVFTIAGDHVLPALDTMADMGFRFVDTRHEQAAAHMADAWGRITGEPGVAMYTTPGFSNAIPGLANAQHSESPLLSISGSAELAELGRGAMQEIDQVGMARPVCKGAWMVTDTRRIPDMIAHALRVAYSGRRGPVHLTIPVDIQQNMVSEDEVALYAPNEYRGIGAAQASQADIEQAIAILHAAERPLIVAGSAAAYSRSGEVMQAFIETTRIPLLTEGDARGLVSDEHPYCLGFFDQGLSQASRKIRDADAVLMLGRKQDLIIGYAMAPTIGADAAVIQIDPSEAEIGRNRGVAVGIAGDVEATLRQLTAEAGKHAWSDLPWLNELRAERRAWQEHLESLAVPDAPMHAMFVHRTVMQQLSPDDYLIFDGGDYCHFARAYLPARFPKSWLYVTPSGMLGHTIPTALAAKLAHPDRRVIAFSGDGAFGFNGMEYDTAVRHNLPFVCVMGNDSAWGIDRQIQLGVYGKPVATDLLPTRYDQVVRGLGGHGEIVENPEELHPALERCLKLERPALINVQVQRQVSPRGQSAINRWKSHTIVPI
- a CDS encoding fumarylacetoacetate hydrolase family protein codes for the protein MRWVRYEADGGAAFGIVEGDEIAEVSGDPFDGYERTGGRSALADARLLVPFEPKTFYAAGVNYEEHVREAAALLGREPDIPQKPDIGYRANNALIAHGEPIVKPADSTERFQYEGELVVVIGKEAKHLSEEDALSCVLGYTIGNDVSERTWQAGDRTMWRAKNSDTFKPMGPWIETDVDLDSLRTTVRLNGEVVSEFATNNMVFGVETYISAMTRYLTLYPGDMIWMGTDGATDNMKVGDVCDVEISGIGVLSNSVVGQ
- a CDS encoding LLM class flavin-dependent oxidoreductase is translated as MLSSNIQLSVVDQSPVRKGGTARDALTETVELARAVERLGYRRFWVAEHHNLANFAGTSPEILIGQIAANTESIRVGSGGVMLPHYSAFKVAEVFRMLETLFPGRIDLGIGRAPGSDQITAAALSYPRPQLDVRHYPVVVRDLLNFLHDTVDGEHPFASLHAGPGEFTTPDVWLLGSRADSAAMAAEMGLPFSFAHFFGLATEHGPAIAEMYRQNFQPSEYLSEPKVNVALQVLCAETDEDAQRIGASRNLSRVRSVQNIREGVPPIEEALAYEYRPDEWAYLSKLKESYIDGTPEYVRDKIEALAYAYDTNDIGVVTICYDFADRVRSYELVAEAFGLEKFNSDEQDG